The sequence CTCCGGTGGCGATGGTCGCCGGAGCCATGGTGGAGGGAAGTTTGGTTTTCTTGATTGGTGGCTGAGTTGCTTTTGACACCAGAAACTGTTGTATATGCGTGTGTGGCACAGGCTAGTTGTCGAATTGGTAGATGAAATTACGAAATTGGTCGTGGGTGGTGGCTTATTTATGTCCTTCAGAAGAGGGTAttgctggaattttttttttttttttttaaaggttcATTTTTTAAATGACGGGtcgatgatattattatttaactTTCAACTAGCAAAATCTTTACATATAGCTTttcgaaaaatatatatataatatagacaAGTTGggttcaaatatatatatatatatatatatatatatatatactatattataatacttGAGGGGTATATAATAACCATATTTGATATGACAAGAGGAcatcatgtttttttttccattttaccCTCACTTTAACTATTTTCTCACATTTTACCTTCATCTCCCTATTTCATTATCTCTCTCACATTCTCATGTCACCATAACAACTTTTTTCcacaaaatagaaaataattcaatcgtCCAATTCTAAGAGCCAAAATATCAAGCAAATTAAAGATAGGAAGTTTCTTCTCCAACGCAAGGGTGTGTTACTactgtttttcttttttgtctTCCATATCTCAGTCAAATTTTTATGCTTCATTATAGTGAATTTCTTTGAGTTGGGCATCATTgattgggcagctgaaaatttatatatatatatatatattcaaacaCGCACaaatatactaaaaataatttgttCTTGGTAAAATGatgatacatatatatttccGTTTATATATAAAAAGGTAGATCAGATTCATATTTGTATGCATATATTGATGTCAGgcctaggggtgcaaacgaactgaACAttttcgtgagctttacgagcccgctcgataaatatttgattcgtattcgagcttatcaaactcgagccgaattcgaacatgttagaaatttttttcgagccgagctcgagccgatATTActatgttcgatagttcgcgaatagttcgcgagccttaatatttaattaatataatataattatataataaatatatatatttcgagcttttcgaaccataatattcgaatagttcacgaataagttcgaatatttcgaactgaactcgaactcgaacttcatttcgagccgagcttgagcccaaatatttgaaattattgaactcgaatatactcttatcgagccgaattcgagccttaaaattttatcattattcggctcgattcggttcgtttgcatcCCTAGTCAGGCCTATGGTAGCTTATAGCTTaacctaatttttttttcaaatcttaTATAGATATCCAAAATAAATGTTTAAACATATAAAACGTGGGATATTTCACGATTGAGAGATTAAAAATCATAATTCTTGTAATTTTTGAatgataaaaatttaatttaatttaatttgtcaATTTGGATTGTTGGGTCAAAATAAATTACAAATGTTGGAAAAAGTGAAAATTTTACGTAGTAGTATTGACTGTCGTATCATTCTACATTCATGAAATTCTCAAATGatttctaaaatatattatatagaaaatttaaaatttttttgtgacaatatataaattaattacatTTTGAGTTCAAGAGCTCTTAATTCTAATTATTGAATCCTTCCATGTATATgtataatgaaaaataataattttgactcaaaaaataatatatttcatTTATTGAGTCAGGTCGGATACTCACTTCACAAAATTCAACTAGTGTATTGTAGAAGTTTTGTGATACTAGAAAAGAGCACATGTGTCGTACAAGAGTAACTAACATTTGAAAATATGGGTCGAAAATTTAAATAACGTTTAAAAACTTTTGAACGCAAAATTTAGATATCTTTAAAGAAATTTGAAAAACATCACGTTaagaatatttatcaatccaaATCCAAACATATCAAAACAAAAAGTCGCATGACCACAAGTCAAGATATATTAGTATGACACATTTTTCAATCCGATTCTTGTGTGATTTTGACATGATTACAACTATCTCTAATcggaaattgttcatccaaaTACAATCACAATGGGAAAAAACAATAAAAGGAAACTAACataaaaatttatcacaaaattcacaagtcaattttgtgagacggatTTTCGAATCGactcataaaaaattattatgttttatattaaaaatattacatttaattatatatataaatcgaaTCGACCCATATCACTAAAATCGTGAGAAATCTTTCTTTCTTGGCCAATAGCCGGATCATTCTAATTAGAATGGGGCGAAGCTCTCCCTTCCTTTGGTGATGCAGTTGGGCCTTCTTTGTTATGTGAATTCTGGGTCAACCATATTCCCACCCTCGACTTTCAGCCTCAGATTTTAACGGAAATTTCagcaaaaagaaaattttatcgaataatacacaatttatatatttaagtaAATTAACGTATTATTAATTGAGTTATATTTGAAATCTATATTTGTGTGATTTTAAATCCATTTTCTAAACCATAAATCTGTCCAACAAATCAAATCATTCAACTGAGAAAATTTTTTGATAATTATAGTTTAaacataatattaaaaaaaaaaaaaaatttgtgggcGGTGGCAACAACTCCCAGAGTCATTAAATtctattttccaaaaatatatatatatatcctagTCCCTAGATATCGTTTTCCTAGTACAATTTCATCTGACTTCACAAACTTCATCGACCCCTATCCAGAACTCAAACCCAAGGAGAAACTACAAAGTATGAATATTATGAACTATTTACAGTCATCTTGTATATATTGGTGGAAATCGCTATGCTGCTTGTAACCACTGCAACAGCTATCATCGATGCCGATATTATCTTGTCCCTTCGTGTCGATATCCCATGAATGTCTCTGTTCAAGGTGGAAAAAAAACCTCTGTTTAGTCGTTTTTCTATTCTACATATGATAATATGGTAAAAGTACACCATTTTCTAGTCGATTATAGATCGAAGTGGTCGTGTACATGATAGGGTCGATACCTTAAGACGATGGCACCGGGGAAAATGAAGGCGAGGCAGACGGCGGAAGTTGATCCCATGAACTGGAAAATATACGAAATACTAGGAATTGTTATCGCCAAAACGTAGCTGACAACTAACAAGGCCAGTGTAAGGAACACAAATCTTTTGGTATCCAGTGATAAGACAGGCTTTTTGGGGAACAGAAACTCGTCAATGTTTGCCCTTAGTGAGAAGTTGAGCAGAGGGAACACAAGAACCAAGTGGAGTGCATAGCTCAGTCGTATTATGTCACACATCAACGAGCTGATGGTCGAACCTGCATACGTCGTTTGATCGAAGTTCACAAGTATGTCATCCATGGTCGAATCCCCGAACAGAAGGTACCCGAAGATGCCAATGGCAAAGTAGATGGCTGCGCAAAGTATGAGGGAGATTTTCACAGCAAGGATCATGTCTGCTGGTCTTCCGAGCTCGATTCCAATGGCGTGAACTGCAGGAGATCAATTGGTACTAGGAGTTAGAATGGTGAATGAATTAGAGATAACAAGTTTATAAAAACGTTTCTCATTGTAGTTTTATATAAGACATTTATGAGAACATCTTTACATGAAAACAAAAAATGTGACGTCTATCAGTACTTTTTTTGTTTTCGGTTCAGAACATCTCAGGTAAACTACACCGACAGTGTAGCACATACAAATCACATATATATGCGCTTTCATCCAAAAACAGATAACAAACATATTCATATCGGATCTTGAATATATATAGTTGAGTCTTTGTTACCATTGAAGTGAAATGTGAAAGCTGTAACAATGACAGGAACAGCTGTGAAAAGGTTGAAGAAGGAAGCGCCATCATCAAGTTGGGGTAGGATTCTTGGACTCTTGGTTTCACCTCGAACTATCGCAATAATCGCCATAGCCGAGCATATGCCAACGAACAGGACTGCTAGGAATACCGACACCCCTGAACTCAGCCACAATGATTCTGCAAACACGACACGGATCAACACGAAAGAAGCCCTTTAATTAGTTTATAAGCCTAGAAATAGCTAGGACTAGAGCTTGCTTCGATTTTATACGAACCTACACGACGATATGACACGAGTGGGAGCATAACAAACACAAGTATGAATAGAAGAGCAACAGCCCGCATATTCCACCAATGAATGCCAAACCATTCCTGCAAAACTCCTAAATGCTCCGGCCCTTTACCAGAGAGTACGTCTCCTGATCATAAGCATTATTGCATTGTTAATTAAGATCAAATATAATCAACATTagcctttgtttttttttaattgtatatTTGTATTAGACAAGTGTACGAAGTAAAAATCATTCATTTTGTGGCTTTAATTTATTTAGTCATTCATGGAGAAATGATACGAATCCggcaaaaaatgaaaaaaataatccAAGTAATTTGCATACTTGAAACAATATTGTaacacccaaaaaaaaaaaacagcaatATTTATGTGGAAAACCGTAGATAGGTCAAAGAAAAAATCACCAGCAAAAACAAATTAACAGCTGTGGAAACAAGCTTAATTAGCTTTTACTTTATTCTAAAACTTGGTAATTCAAGCCCATCGTATTATATCAGAAAGGATAATAGCCAAAGTATTTCTGTTTTGGTAcggttttataattatatatccaAATTTGAAGTTTGGTCCTATGAGTTAGATTGTGTATTCACTTTTTATCTTTCTTTTTAACGAAGTGACACATCAACATTTAATTTTTGATGTTATAATCAATGTCTTCTGATGCATATTCAATTTTATGTGTCAAcactaaaacaaaaaaatgactaaaaccaAAGCATAACCTACCTAACTTGTAGAACTAAAATTCACATTTGAATAGTAACATTTTAAAActcaaaaagaaaaatttaGAAAATCATTCGATAATTTTCCAATCAAAAAATTTTCAGGTTATATTTACACCATTTTCCAAATCAATCATAATATATAAATGTATACTACAAGCTACCATCTCAAAAAATTACTTAGTGTCTGACAAGTGACATGTATACTGAAGCCTTACATAATTGTCACAAGGTCCCGACAAGCATAACTAAAATCAAAGAGAATATAATCAAAAGCATACCAATAATGATCAGATACATGATGAGGCATCCAAGATTCGTGATCATCACACAAATCTGAACCGCAACCGATCCGACCCACCCGAAAGACTCTTTCATCAATCCGGCGTACGACGTCGCCTCGCCGGAATACGTAAACCTAAGCATATACTCCACCGATATATCCACCAGAATTCCTATCGAGACAATCATGAAAAAGGCTGGAATTACTCCCAAGACCTTGAGTGTGGCGGGGATGGACATGATCCCTGCGCCAATTATGCTCGTCGACACGTTGAAAACCGCCCCCGGCACGGCTCGTCTACGTGGGCCGGCCTCGCTTTTCGGGAGGAGAGGGGTGGCAGCTCCGGTGGCCGGGGCCATTGTGTAGCTAGCTAGGCAAGTCTTGGTTTCTTGATTGGTGGCTGAGTTGTGTTTTTTGGACATCATATCATATGTATATCTGGTGGTCCATGCAAGTTGTCGACTTGGTGGATGAAATTACGAAATGGTCGTGTGTGCTGGCTAAATTATTTCCGTGAATTAGAGGGTATTTCTGGAATTCGAGTacctaaattttaaataaaatgacaGGTGGGATAAAACTATTATTCAAATTGCAACAAGCAAGATCCTGTATTTTAAAAATGCAATCATACCACCAAGTTTGAATAAATATTaacatttttcttatttttatcaaTTTCTAGTCGAATATTAATTAGCATGCGTCGGATGATTTTCACTCGATGATCTTAAAAATAGATGATATATGATGCATATAAATTTTTATCGCGGGTTTCCTTCGTCATGTGTCGATGATACAATAAAGGATATTTATCCATGTTACATAGGATGTAGATGGCCCCCATAGAACGTGAACAATCCGAAACCAAGGTTAATAATGTGAGTCCTAAGCCATATATGATTGTGAAATATGATGAAGGTGCGTGTATTTAGACAGAGTCATGTAGGTAGACGCAATTGTGGGTAATGTGAGTGACTCTTTTGAACTAATCAATATTTAATGGCGGCCATTGATTGTTAATTAAAACTTTACTAATCACGTGTCTTTATTATCTTATTACTTGTCCAAAACTTCttttatgtgtatatataattCAATGATCACATCCTGATTCATTTTAGTTTTCATAACTAATTAGAATCCCACAAGCAAATGATATGCTTTCTTTTGGTTGATACAAGCAAATGATATGCTTTTACAACATGGTAAGAGTGCCAACAAATATTTACATGAGAATTTCGAGGTCTGTATGtatgcaataaaataaaaataatcccACCGTGGATATTACCTCACGGCAGTTCCAAAGCTTATTAGTGATTTAATTCCTTAATCTATGTATGAGTTTTATtctcaaaaaaagaaaaaaagaaaactcTTTATAGAGGTTAttgaacctttttttttttttttttttttacgttaagtttgataattctcataaataaaaaactaacttttaaaaattttattttcacttATCCTTTTTCATGTTGAAAaagatataaaaaattaataaaaataaaaatagaaaatgttTGCGTGAATATGTAGTAGGTTCAAGACAAACAATGTGAAATTCATCAATAACTTTTTGTTTTGTATATAGGTGTCAACACGAAATATTCATGCAAATATCTTATATAAAATGAACCGAGAATAACAGTCTCGACGTAACAAAGAAGAAAGTGTCAAATGacacaaaatttattttggattaatcattttattcaaattaatttaGTGATTTATGTATATTTTACATTTGAATAATCATttcaatttatttaaataaataattcacttactttataataataagtactgacgattatattttattactaatatgatacatatattataaaattcactaaaacttaaataaattatattagttataaatcctaaacacaataaaattattaaaataatttagagttataagtaataattaaaataaataaataaataaataaaacagtaAAAACACCCTGCTACGTACAACAATGACAACTACATTACTATAATAGGCCAAAAATGGAGCACCGTCATAGGTAGCGttaacatgaaatattttatactagtgctaaattaattaatatatcatTTAAAAAAAGTTGATGTTGTTTCATACTCCAATTTTTTTGTTGaatcatattttacttttatatataaaaattaattcacAACGTAAAGCATGATTAACAAAAATTGGTATGAATAACTGACGTCTTAATTCGGtatttactagcaagtgcactaggttaAGTAATAGTAAAATGGACAGAAAATCCAAGTATCGATCACAcggggactgttgtcaattctcaagatttaattatctagcttaatctagacaaaatcataaaaatcaattttatttaaataaaataagaatttataataaaaactgcttaagaaataagaattaaaatgactgaagataaaaaaaaataattaaaacaaagacaaccaagaaacacgtaggtaccgaacaaatcatttaacatgtagtcgattcgagactcagatttaattttaattcacggaaattctcctaatttgttcaaaactatttttagaacaatcaaacctattcaaatattgatgaactaatctttcgtaattctaatcaaatttgaatgcattaaatatttatgaaaattcagtttacacccaaatcgcacactgaaatcgaattttatttctagttgatttacaatatgttgattatcaaagtgatcaaaatcaatacctcctctgtcgacttggaatcgattaacatgcaagaaaacagttgatcaaactattcacaagacaaatataaatctgaaaatcaataaaataaaataa comes from Henckelia pumila isolate YLH828 chromosome 4, ASM3356847v2, whole genome shotgun sequence and encodes:
- the LOC140865107 gene encoding amino acid transporter AVT6C-like, whose product is MAPATGAATPLLPKSEAGPRRRAVPGAVFNVSTSIIGAGIMSIPATLKVLGVIPAFFMIVSIGILVDISVEYMLRFTYSGEATSYAGLMKESFGWVGSVAVQICVMITNLGCLIMYLIIIGDVLSGKGPEHLGVLQEWFGIHWWNMRAVALLFILVFVMLPLVSYRRVESLWLSSGVSVFLAVLFVGICSAMAIIAIVRGETKSPRILPQLDDGASFFNLFTAVPVIVTAFTFHFNVHAIGIELGRPADMILAVKISLILCAAIYFAIGIFGYLLFGDSTMDDILVNFDQTTYAGSTISSLMCDIIRLSYALHLVLVFPLLNFSLRANIDEFLFPKKPVLSLDTKRFVFLTLALLVVSYVLAITIPSISYIFQFMGSTSAVCLAFIFPGAIVLRDIHGISTRRDKIISASMIAVAVVTSSIAISTNIYKMTVNSS